In Lycium barbarum isolate Lr01 unplaced genomic scaffold, ASM1917538v2 unchr_scaffold_12, whole genome shotgun sequence, the genomic window tttatcggtcttgcttagttacttttatgggataTGACAGGTCAATAGAGTGTTTGGCTTACTTGGCTCATGTTCATGATACTAGTGTTGACTCTCCGCCCCTTGAGTCCGTGCCCATTTTATGCGAGTTTGAGAAGGTATTCCGTTCTGATTTGCTGGGTATGCCACCCAATCGTGACATTAATTTCTGCATCGATTTAGATCcaggcactcgccctatttccatTTCACAATATAAGATGGCACCTATTGAGTTGAGAGAGGTAAATGAGCAGTTGCATgatcttctgagtaagggatTCATTAGATCGATTTTCTCCCCTTGGGGCACTCCCgtgttatttgtgaaaaagaatgATGGGACGACGAGGATGTGCATAGATTACCGCCAGTTCAACAAGGTCACCATTCATAATAAGTATCCTATTCTtcgcattgatgacttgtttgaccagcttcagggtgcttctgtGTTTTTGAAGATCGATCTATCAGCAACTAAAGATTCGGGCCGAGGATATACTAAAGAAGGCCTTTAGGAAtcgttatggtcattacgagttccttaTAATGTCATTTTAGCTTACAAATGCCCTGACAtcttttatggacttgatgaatggcatttttaagccatacttggattcctttgtcatagtattcatcgatgatatcttggtgtatttgaagagtagggaggagcatgagcgtcgtttgaggattgttcttgggtTATTGTGAGAGAAAGAGCATTATcctaagttttcaaaatgtgaattctgCTTTGATTCTGTGGTATTCTTTGGCTACGTGGTGTCAAAGGaagggatcatggttgatcccaaaagattgaggctgttagGGATTCGGCAAGGCCCACTACAGTGACTGAGATTCGTAGCTTCGTAGGTTTGGCTAATTACTATCAttggtttgtgaaagggtttgcttcCATTGCTTCTCAcctgaccagattgactcagaaagaggtttctttccagtggtccgatgcttGTGAAAAGAGCTTTCAAAAGCCCAAGACTCTGTTGACTACAGCTCCTAGTTTTGCATTATCCatagagggtaaggatttctcagtttATTGTGATGCGTCCCATGTTGGCTTGGGCGccgtgttgatgcaagagggcaAAGTCATTAcctatgcttctaggcaattgaagatccatgagaagaactaACCTACTCATGATTTGAAGTTGCCAGCGGTAGTCTTCGGGTCGAAAATTTGGAGGCATTAGCTATATGAGGTCTATTGTGAGGTCAATACCGATCATGGTAGCTTCAACAAGTGTTCAGTCAGAGGGATCTTAATTCGAGGCAGCGTAGTTGGGTGGAtcttctgaaggattatgatatcaaTATACTTTACCATCTGGGTAAAGCTAATATGGTAGATGATGCCTTGAGTCGCGAGGCAGTGAGTATGGACAGTTCAGCGCGGGTGGTTGCTTCGGAGCGTCTTTTAGCCATGGATGTTTTAGACTCTGGCTAACAATCTTGTGCGTTTTGATATTTCCGATCCGGGCAGAGTCTTAGtttgtgttgaggcgaggtcgTCTCTCATGGAGCAAATTAGGGCTCATCAGTTTAAGGATGTTAATTTGtgtaagattcgtgataaggttTTGAGAAATGGGGCTTGATGATGAGCAGAATCTGAGGATTAAGGGACGTGTGTGCGTTCCTCTTGTGGGTGGTCTGATTCGATTGATATTAGAGGAAGCTCATAGCtgcaggtattctattcatctagaAGAGagtaagatgtatcgtgatttgaggcagcactactgGTGGGGTCAAATGAAGAGAGATATTACCGATTTcatgctaagtgtgggaattgccagcaagtcaagtatgagcaccaaagacctggtggtgtgcttcagaggatgcccattcccgagtggaagtgggagcggatttccatggattttgttgtgggtcttccaaagaccctgTGGAAGTTCGATtcagtttgggttattgttgattggTTGACTAATTTTCATCCCAGTTCATAGTACTTATAATGTAGAGAAGTTGGCTAGGATTTATATCCGAGAGATAGTGCTATTGCACGGGGTTCCAATATCCATAATTTCTGACTAAAGGACTCAGTTTACCTCCAATTTTTGGAGGATATTGCAGGcagagttgggtactcagttaGACCTTAGCATCATATTTCATCCTTAAACTGATGGTTTATTCGAGCAgactattcaggtgctcgaggatatgtgaagagcatgtgttattgatttttatgttcattgggaccagttcttaccgtTGGTAGACttcgcatacaataatagctaccattcgagtattgatatggagCCATTTGAGGCTTTATGTGGTAGGAGATATTGTTCtactattgggtggtttgattcttttgaggttcgaccttggggtacagattGCTGAGGGAGTCTTTGGACAAAGAGAAGCTTATTTAGGAAAAActtctagcagctcagagtcggcagaagatgTATGTAGACCGAAAGGTTCGGGATTTAGAGTTTATGGATAGTGAGCATGTTCTTCCGAagatttcacctatgaagggtattatgaggtttgggaagaggggtAAGTTAAGCTCGAGGTACATTGGTCCATTTGAAATTCTCCATCATATTGGTGATGTTGCGTATGAGTTAGCCTTGCCACCAGGCCTGTTAGGTgttcatccgattttccatgtttTTATGCTGAAGAGGTACCATTCAGAGGGGGCTTTCTATCATTTTAATATCATTTGTTGGGATTctgtgttgcttgatgagaatctatctaatgaggaggagcctattgcgatcatAGATTGGCAGGTTAGAAAGTTAAGGTCTAAGAAGAGAGGTTCTGTTAAGGTACAATGGTAGCATCATCCTGTTGAGGAGGACACATGAGAGACCGAGTTCGATATATAATCCAGATATACCCATTTGTTTGCTAACTCAGGTACTTTTCCCCCGTTTCTTCCAATGTCgttcgaggacgagcgattgtttcaATTGTATcagatgtaacgacccatttagtcgttatagcacttttgacccatttacccctgttgacctttGCCAGAGCCCTATTAGTACGATTTTAACCTACAGGGATGGGTGGTAGGGTAGGTGTTCGGGCGAGATTTATGATATCTTTTGTGAAATAGAGCCTCAAAGTAAAAACGTATGACCAATAGTTGACTATTTCTTCAAcagaccttttttgaaaatctattgattttgagaggtccggatagtagattgtgacttggtgggatgttcagttcaGTTCCCAAGGCATTTGGTAGCGTttcgggttattggttggaaagtttgtatttggccattgggtgttgacccggtcaaatagacctccattgggaatttcgagaccacgagtgagtctatagcatgtttttatgtgtgaatgCATGTATAGTTTGTATCTGCGAGGTCTCAGGTGATTGTCAGATTTCGGGATTGAGATTATGAAAAATCAGGAAAATTCTAGTGTCTGGTGTCCACCTTAGCGGCATCAGATGCGCCGTAGTGGAATAGCCACAGCGAGGGCCAGGTCCGCTATGTCGAGGGGAAGGGAATTATGGTGAGTCGCCACAACGCTTGGTAGTGCTCTTTGGAGGACTCATGATGGCGAAGGGTGGGCCGCTATCGCTGGCTTGCTGTAGCGAACGGGACCAGAATCCTATTTAATGTCCAGgtaaaacccttcatttcctatcacttcatttattatttcaaaGCATCTTTTAAGGCGATTTGACAGAGTTCTTGGTTTATTTCTCTTGTGGGTAGGTTCCCTAAACCTAGAATTCATTCCTTTACCTTTactaagcttgaatccatgctagaatttCTATAGCACTTAAGAGGAAATATGGGTTTTGATGTCTATTTCAGTATTGAGTTTAATTCTTTCTAAATGTGATTTGTttgtggatttgactaatctaagtatggaatttgatgatttagtaactaataggcttgaattttccattattgttgatgaattgaaagattgaaagttagggtgTGTATGTCCGAATTGGGGATTTTGACTTGAATGACGAAACTGACCTATTTAGGAATCGAATGCACTACAAGAAAAAGGCTTATCTGCGACCAACATTTAGGGACGAGTTAATAATCCCGTCTCTAAAAGTACATTTTTTTGGATGAAATTTTATTCCGGTCCTGAATTCTACATTTTATTGCGACGGGACTAAATCTAGTCTCAAATGAATTTTGTAACTGGTCCGAAATTGTAATTTATGGGCCAAGAAAGGGATAGATgccaacaaatataatattaaaataCTAAAAAACTACTATTTTCTCAAGAATCTGGCGCCAAATCAAGTGTAGTGAAATAAAAACTTATGTTTTCACCAAAAGCTAAGGCGCCAAAACTAATTGAGCTGTATATACTGAAATAAAAAATTCCAACTATTAATCAAATTCTCTTCTGAAAACACAAACACACCTAGTTTCTACACATCGCTCCCATCATCTACTCTACCCTAGTTCTACCAATTAATTTCTCATCTCCTCAGATTCTTCTCTTGTTCATCAAAAACCTCTCAAGGTATTATAGATTCTTCTCcctcttcattttattttctataatttGTGCTATTTGTTCTATTACTTCTTTGTTTAAAATCGGAAAGGTAAACACTCAATATTTTGACTTAGTTTCAATGTTTTGTATATGCTCCAAGTTGAATTTTTGAGCTTATTGTTTTGGATCTGTGTTTATGAGGTGAAAAACCCGCTATTTCTATTTTAAAACTTAATCTTCTTATTCTATTTCATGTTTTGTGTATGTAACCAGTTGAATTTTTGAGTTTATTCTTTTGGGTATGTGTTTATGATACAAAAAAAACCTTTTATTTCTATTTTAAGACTCAATCTTGATTTCGTTTTATAGCTTTGTGCAAGCCGAGTTGgatttgtgtgcttattttggtTGTATGAATGTCTCTTTGTTTAGTTTTTGATAATTTGTGCTATCTATTTTATGGGTATGTGCTAGGATCAGTAAGACCTTTTCAGTGTTGAGATTTTCCGAGCCACATAAGGACTTGTCTTGTTACTTCTATTggaatttttcttattttacatTTGTAAAGGTTTCGACTAAATTCATTTATACCTCATGGCCTAGCTAATCTCTATTGTCATTTGTATTTAGCATACCTGGAAATAATAGCCTATGGGAAGATAGCAATTCCCTTTCACTGTATTCAACTCTTTCACTCTCGataggaaaaaaaatgaaaaagttatggaaccCGTGTTTTGAAGCAAGGCCTAACCAAATatgtgaatttaacttttatGGCCAAACTTAAATAAATTTCTACCTCCACTATGAGCATCTGTAAATCCATCACATAAGTTAGCTTTAACAGAAATCACAAAACCATTAGTTCTAAAGAGAAGGTACAATTTATAAATTGGAACGATTGAATAATCACAACTATTTGAAGGATTTCGAAGAGTAGGACGTCGCTGCTGCTGCTAGCTCTAATTAGTATAACATCAAAgttaaaacaagaaaaaattaTTCCTTTCTTGCATTTTATATGTTATTGAAGAACTATATAGCTTCCATTTTCCCTTTTCTTGACAAATTTCAAATTACTATTAATTGTAAAAACTACTCTCGTTGTTTTAAAAAGAATGGGGAGGTTAAGAGTATATGGTCAAATTCTAATTTTCTAGTATTAGAATAAACATTAATCCTTAAAATAATTTTCTGGAGTTTGGACATATGGCCGATATAACATGTAAATCACTGTTTTGCTACTCAATGGCAAGGGTAATGTTATGTAATGAGATGAATATGTTGGTGTATGTTTATTAATGTTTGGGGTTCTTTCTTCATGTATTAGTTTCAGACTGAGAGTAGCATACTGAACTATAGGGAGAAGTTGGTTTATGAGCCAAGTAATGTCAAACATACAACTACCATATATATTGTTCATACATATTGTATTCATACATATTGTTCTTCCATATAACTAAGCAAGAGAAATATGGGTGCGTGTCTTTTAAGAAAACAAAAATAGCAGGGAGTATGAAACCTGATACATTTTAATAATTTAGGGATTCATGATCTCACATCAACCATCAACAAGCAGTACTATTTAAGGATAGAGCTAATGAGGTGAAGTATCTCTTCATGAATTAGTGCATTGTTACACATTCTGATGGAACTTTTCTTTTATTACTACATTGTCACACATTTTCTCttattgtttttttttacttTGGCTATTTGCAGGTTCAATATGAAACCATCATAGACTGAAAATGAGGTAGGATCAACTATGAAGACTACTACCAGATATGCATTTGTTGCGCCAGGTGCTATAGGTGCTATAGGAAAGGGACGAGGACGAGGAGGGCTTAGATCTTTGattgagaaagagaatatgccaaCTAAGAGTTTATTTCCTGAATATAGTGATATAGTTAAGCAATATATCCAAGAAATTGCAACAAGTAAGAATTTTTATTAATCTAATGTTTTAATTTGCGTTACTGAATTTAAATGCTTAAGTATTAGTATTATGATTTCTTTTCCTCAGGTGCTATAGGGAAGGGACGAGGACAAGGGCTTAAAAGCTCTACGAGGTCTGCTAGTCAAGGAATGAGAATGATATATAAAAATTCCATGGTTCTTGAGAAAGAGTATATGCAATTTGATAGTCCATTGCCTCCATCTGCTGATCAAGTTAAGCAATATACCCAAAAAGTTGAAATCAGTATGTTTTTTCTCCAAATTAAATCTGTTGTGGTTTTTAATTGCATATATATTATATAACTTAAACTGAATTTCAAAGCTTTTACTAATATGATTTATTTTGCTCAGGTGCTCCAGGGATGGGACGAGGACAAGGTCTTAAAAACTCTACAGTGTCTCCTAGTCAAGGAAtgggaatgatacataaaaattCCATGGTTCTTGAGAAATAGTATATGCAATTTGATAGTCCATTTCCTCCATCCACTGATCAAGTTAAGCAATACACTCAAAAAGTTGAAATAAGTATGTTTTTTCTCCCAATTAAATCTGTATTACTTTTGGACTAAAATGTCATGTTCTGCTGATGCTATTTACTTGATGAGATCTTTATGCTTCTAGATGTCTACTGACATAAATATTTCTGTTTAGTCATCTAATGGCTGTGAATCAAGAAAAGACAAAAATTTAGCTAATCAATATCGTTTGCGCTTATAAATTTCTAAAGGGAAAATGTATATGCATGACTACATTATCCTTTTAAGATTTCTCTTGAAAATCCATCTGCAGTATTATGTCATTCATTCTTCTCAAGACAGAAAATTTAGCTTGTAATAGTCATTCCTATTTGTTCATTCCTATTTCTTACTTCTGAAGTACATCAGACCGAAATATCTTATAATTTGTTAACCAACATTTGATTTATTAGCAGAATGTAGCAATTTCTTTCTTTGTAACTTACCTATCTGATAGCTACTATATTGCTCATCTGAAAGTTGGTTATATAGCTTGCTTACTATCAATTATATCTCCAGTCCTACAGCTGGAGTATTATCCCTTGGCATTCATTACTTGCAGCGGCCAAGAGGTGGGGCCGTTAATGTTGGATAATACACTTTTTAGAGAAACTATACAATCGAATCACTCCAAAGAACCAGCTATTCATATTGAATCTAAAGAGGATTTCAACTCTTGGACGGATTCAACATTGTTAAAAGAGGTGCATTCATTTTTCGTCAATGCTCTTTATCATTTTCATAAATAGATCTCGTGGGTAGTTCAAAGTGCATTTATTTGAATGTTCAAGCTCAAAGATGTGCCTTTGGGTTGTCAATTGAACCACATTAACCTGTTGTTCCTGGATATATGTTTCAACTTTTGCAGTGCAAACTTCATCCTATAGCTAACTTTCGTCCAGTACAATTTTTATCGATGCATGCCGTAGATGTTGTATGCCTTGGCAAGTAACTATTGTAATCTATGTCATTTATCAAAAAGAGTTAGTGCAGTGTAGGTCGAAGTTGATCATGCACCAACCTCACTTCAGTATGTGCTTAATCTGGAAGCTCTTGTGCCCTTCCGATTTTAATACATGTCTCAATGTGTCGTGAAATACGGGGCTCTTTCAGTGAGACGGATGAGAATTAACAAATGCAGTGGTCAAATAATGTAGGTAGGGATGGCAACAACTCAAACAGTTTATAACAAAGTGCTATGTAATATAAAATAGGAGACCGGTCTAGTGGTAGCAGCTCAACATCTTTGTAAATTGTGTACTCAGTTAACTCCTTGAAAGCACCTTTGCATTCTTAAAATAGCAGCCACCTGGAACAACTAACTCTATGTTGCTCTTCATTTATTTCCTTTCTCCTTAGTTTTCTGAAAACAAACTAGTTTcctttattctttttctttgcttGCTTTTCGTTTCTCTTGCCTGTATACTTGGACTCAATTATCCACCATCTTAATGGCTTTCTTGCTCAGAACTTTAAATTGTTGGCCTTTATGTGGCTGGTTACTGCAGTCTCTTGCTCTGAAATTTTCACATAAAATGGATTTGTATTTTTGAATAGAGATGTTCTTACTTTTCTTTGTTCCATCTATTTCAAATGGCTCTTACAAGTTTCAAGTTAGGTGTTGATTTTGGTCTGATTGAGCAGTAGACAAAAagttctttttcttctttcactAAAAGGAGTTGAAGGTCAGTTGTCAAAtctaaaataaaataattggAAGAATTTTCATCTAACTAGCACCTCAATTTTGGTAATCAAGGAAAACAACACGTTGATTCTGTTTAATTCAATTGTGCATATGTACTCTTAAATTGCATTCCGATTTAAAATATTACTTTATAGAAATGTTCGTCCAAACTTCTCCATGACTCTAGTTATTGGATATATATTGTACTGTAAAATGTGTGCCGAAACATATCTATATAAAACTATTATAAAACACAACTTCATTTCTTGCTTGTATGGCACTGGTTGCAGAATTTGTTTCCTGAGATGGGTAAACAAGGATAGACCAAGGAGGAAATCAAATGTCATTATTACGAACAAGGATCACCCCTCCAGCAGCAAATATTGTTCTGATGAGCACTCGTTACAAGGCTCACATAGGACAGAGGTAATAACAATTATGACTGTCATTATTTGATGCATTACTTTCCAAACTTTAATTGAtactcttcttttcctttttttttttttttggtgtagatTGAAGAACTGAATTTTCCCTCTTCAACATCACTTAAACCTAAAAAGAGAATTTCTGAATTTTCAGAAACTTCTCGCAGAAGTCATAGAATGGTGAAGAAGAACAATTATGGGGATCTTGTGGATATTATTCCGGGTTCAGATAAACATAAATCTCGAATACCAGCTCATCAGGAACCTGAATCTTCAGCTCAATTTTACAACTTGGATGTTGAAATGCCTGAAATCTCTGTGAACAACAGGAATGGATCTTGTTGTAGCTGCTATGAGTTGGAGCCAAGTAGCATAGAGCTAGATGGTATTGAGGAAATTGAAGTCAACAGACTTCTTGTTAATGGTGATCAGAGTTTACATGTCGAAGGTGCCTCGTCTAACCTCACTGGAAATCAACAAGAGCCATGCCAAGCTGTTGATGGGGTCCAAAATGAGAGTGATAATATGTGCAAATTGTCTACATCAACCGCATTATCCTGTATCATATGTTGGATAGATTTTAGTTCATCCAGGGGGGTGCTTCCCTATGGTCATCGTTTTTGTTTCTCATGCATCTAGACGTGGGCCAATCGTATGGTAAATCTTCCTATCTGTCTTTTCAATTTTGTCTGGTGGAAGTTTTCTTTTCATTTCCAATTTTGGCATGTCATCGTGATGAGATGTTATAATTTCATCTGTGCATGCAAGTGCAGCTTCTGATTCTTGGATGTTTCTTTTTTGTTGCAATTGACATTTACTTTCCACAATGTCATCATCATAGGCATCAAGCAAAAAAGTTTCAACATGCCCTCTGTGCAAGGCTATTTTTGTTGCCATTAGAAAGGTTGATGATGCAATTCCTGCTGATCAGAAGATATACACACAAACTATTCCGGACCACAACCCAAAAATGGACATATATATACTTCCCGTGGGTGAAACACCAAGATTCCCTTCTAATGTAAGTTCACTAGCAGTTTTCATTCTATTCTGTATGGTGGAGAACATTACCTCCTTTTTTCTGTGCTGTAATAGATGTGAATATCTACATCTCATCATTGCCATCGAAGGACATGTATTACCGTAATATTGGTTACCTTTTCTGCATCCATGTGCCTTCTCTTCCTACAAGTGTAGACAAAAGTCAGATGCATGAATAGCCTATCCCCCTTTTGGTGTAATGAGCGTGACTGGGACATATTAGTTTCATGTATCAAGCTATTCAATGTTATAGATCAAAGTAGGTTCTTACTTCCACAACCTCTGATGCTCATCTGATTCTTCATAATTTGTTTTAAAAAGCTACCCTCACACTGTTGTTGAAGCATTGTTACTTATAGAACTACCTGTCCACAGCCGACTTAGGGTTGTTCGCTTTGGCACTGTAGACTTCTCAAAAACCAGTAACTAAGAAAACAATTTTACACTTGAAAACTTCTATCCAGTTAATATAGGTTGAAGCCGAAGACGTAGGTTAAAGTATCTCGTTTACAAATACGGAACGAGATACGCCCTGAATGTTGAAGGTCACACCTGCCATGAGTCCCGTATGTATTGTCATTGTCTATCCTTAATGGCTGTTGTGGTTGAAATACGCCTTAAGTAAAATGAGTAGCAGAGTGGTACATCAAAAAATTTCTCTTTAGGGCTAGTCTCGGCAGGATTGAATGGCAAAACAGCTATGTTATTTATTTCAGTGTGCGATACATCAACATGAAAAGACTGTAGAATACTTTTTTCAATGCAGTTGTTTATTCtacatgttttgatgatttccCTAATTCCCCTCTTTAGCACTAGATATCTTTTTTCCATTATACTTGAAAACTAATCTATGTATATTTTTTAAGCTTATTACAATTATTACATCTAAGCTTTATTATTTCACACATATAGGCGAGAAGTAACAGGAATGCACCAAATCGAGCTAAGTTGAAGATGCCTCATCATATTGGTAGCAAGCCTATTCGAGAGATTATTTATCAAAAGGTATTATCataaaatttctattttatatTTATGAGATGTTATTTGACATGTTTGCTTTTGAtgtaaaagggggggggggggggggggaatatggCAATCCACCAGATTTGGGGATTGTTTTCTTTGAGACTCGTAAGAAAGAAAACAAGCTTGTTGAACCTGAAGCAATTGAGAAACATGTATGTTTGGTatactaaatatgtaaattacttgATAGTATTAGGAATAACCTGAATCTGTACCCTTTTAGGTTTAGAACCAGAAAGAGTTCAAAGACTCACTTGATTTGGAATACTTCTTGATTTACAAGAAACTTTAGTGGAAGTTAAAAAGAATTAACACCTACAATCGATGGAATTTTTTTTAGTTGGGAACATATAATAGATGGTATTGCCACTGGTAAATTATTTTGAGGCTTTGCAAGAATACCTTGTTGTTGTTGCTGAGTAATTGCCTTACGAATACCTCCTGTTGTTGCTACTACTTGCAAATTTCTCACCCATTTAGCCCTTGATTGCACCAGTTGTATTAGGAATAGCCTGAATCTGTACCCTTTTAGGATGATTAACAAGCAAGTCAACTTCTAACTCTACTCTATCACAACTTGGCCTTGTCTTATTCTTAGTAGCCATATCCAACTTCAAAGGCTTCCCTATTGCTGCTGCCATAGAAAAGAGCTGAGATTGGCCAAAATAATTAGGTGCTAGGGTTGGAAACGAGATCCATGCAATGGTTATAGTAGTCTCTTTCTCATGATTAAACCAAGGATCCCACTTCAATGTACGCATAGGATAATACCATTGCTGCTCGGTGGCCTAAGAGGCCATGAAAGGCCGAAAAGAACTCAAAGCTCCATGGGAGCCGTCAAGGTTTTTTCTTTATATTTCTAACTTTGCCACGGGAAACAACACCTTAAGTTTAAACACTTCCATTATGCTTGTCACAGTTATTGTTTTAGTTGCGTTTTAAAATAGACTTTGATTCTTGGTTAATGCATCCCGAAACTtttctaattaatttttcttatacTCTTGCAGCCTTGATGATTTTGTTGGATGACACCTAATGAATTTATTAGATTGATTTTGGGGTAAGCGGTATAACTACTACTAGTGTAGAATTTATATATCTTGTCTTACTAATAGTTATtcaagtttttccaaaattttgtacttataggttttgaagattgAATTTGACAAGTCAAGATGGAAGTTTAGAAGATGCACAAGCTCATTATTTTGCTAGGAATGTTATGCACTCGCTATCGTAGTCTAGCTCGAGTGTTAGCAATGTTTTTTTGTTAAGGTGTCGAGCAAATATTGAAACTAACATCATGGAATGTTAACAATTTGACTGTAATTAATAACTCTATCTTCCTCTTTATATATATAATGCTTTTGTATCCAGATGTTTTAGTAGGAATCCGATATTTATtgataaaatgattttttttgtgaCATCGAGCTTTCGGGACGAATTGTGGTCAATAAGAGACCAGAAATGTGGTTGTGAAAATTAGTACAACTATTGTAAATAAACACCAGTAATGCTCGTCTCTAAAGATAATCTAGGACCAGTAACATTTGGTCGCTAAAAAGGTTTAACGATCGGaaatcatttatttattatgatATTAATCATCCATTAGGGACGAGATATGTAGTCTCTAAAAGTTTTTAATGACCAGATATATTACCCGTCTCAGAAGACTTTTAACGACCAGATTATCAAACCCGTCGCAGTTGACCTTTAGAGGCGGAGGCTATTACGACGGGTGGCGACCAGCTTTTTCCCGTCGTAATTTCCCCTTTTGGGACCAGATTTGAACTTTTAGGGACCATATTTCCCTTCCTTAAAGGCCATTTTTCTTATAGTGATGGTAGAATTGAACCTCTAGAATGTTAGGTTCCTGATTTCAGTTTTGAAATAcctgttttacccttttgggcccGTTTTCCCCTTCTTCCATAGTCGATTTTGATTCAAAagatagtatagcaatatgggtattgttcttcctTATTTCTACCTTAGAATTGAATTATGGATAGACTTTGACTATTTGGAGGCTCTtcgaaaaggcaaggcaaagtTGTGATTGTTCGTGACCCCCGCTCAGttgccaggtaggttacggcttaccttatggttagacttcggttagcgaagcatatgtagagttagtgattgttggataAAGCATGTataccttcgggtatgaagttgggttggattacttaggttgtcattgttgtttgattgtggcttTTTGCCTTtttgtgatctattggcttgttgccacatGTGGGATACTAGACTTGATGCTGAGTTGCCTTATCATGATTGTGAAC contains:
- the LOC132625634 gene encoding uncharacterized protein LOC132625634, which translates into the protein MKTTTRYAFVAPGAIGAIGKGRGRGGLRSLIEKENMPTKSLFPEYSDIVKQYIQEIATSAIGKGRGQGLKSSTRSASQGMRMIYKNSMVLEKEYMQFDSPLPPSADQVKQYTQKVEISAPGMGRGQGLKNSTVSPSQGMGMIHKNSMVLEK